The proteins below are encoded in one region of Archocentrus centrarchus isolate MPI-CPG fArcCen1 chromosome 13, fArcCen1, whole genome shotgun sequence:
- the LOC115791279 gene encoding tripartite motif-containing protein 16-like protein: MAQRGNTLESEKFSCSVCLDLLQNPVTIPCGHSYCLNCINAHFDEEDRKKIYSCPQCRKNFTPRPVLEKNIMLADLVEELKKTVPPAAHCYAGCEDVACDVCPSKKLQENICSRHNEVMKIFCRTDQQSACYLCLLDEHKGHETVPASTERTEKQKELEVRRLKIQQRIQHREKDARLLQQQVEAISGSADKAVEDSEKMFTELICLIQKRSSDVKQQVRSQQETEVSRIKELQEKLEQELAELKRKDAELEQLSHTEDHNWFLHNYSSLSALSESTHSYSINIRPVRYFENMTAAVSETRNKLQDILREEWTNISLRVTEEDVLPSPPEPKTRAEFLKYSCEITLDLNTAFPHLFLSEGDRKAIRMKQKQSYSHHPDRFTLWEQVLSKESLTGRCYWEVEWRGGGVGVAVTYRNIKRVGKSYECLFGFNNKSWALCCDTNCYVFWHNNVQTKLSGPRSFRVGVYLDHSAGILSFYSVSETVTLLHRVQTTFTQPLSAGLWLWEDGAAAELIKLEHTEKTGSS, translated from the coding sequence atggcgCAGAGAGGAAATACACTGGAGTCAGAGAAATTCTCTTGTTCAGTCTGTTTGGACCTACTGCAAAACCCGGTGACCattccctgtggacacagctactgCTTGAACTGCATTAATGCCCACTTTGATGAAGAGGATAGGAAGAAAATCtacagctgccctcagtgcaggAAGAATTTTACACCGAGGCCTGTCCTGGAGAAAAACATCATGTTAGCAGACTTAGTGgaagagctgaagaagactgtGCCTCCAGCTGCTCACTGCTATGCTGGATGtgaagatgtggcctgtgatgtctgcccctccaagaagctccaggagaacatctgctctcgTCACAACGAGGTGATGAAAATCTTCTGTCGTACTGATCAGCAGAGTGCCTGCTATCTCTGCTTACTGGATGAACATAAAGGTCATGAAACGGTCCCAGCTTCAACAGAAAGGACtgagaagcagaaggagctcGAGGTGAGGCGGCTAAaaatccagcagagaatccagcacagagagaaagatgccCGGCTGCttcagcagcaggtggaggcCATCAGTGGCTCTGCTGATAAAGCAGTGGAGGACAGTGAGAAGATGTTCACTGAGCTGATTTGTCTCatccagaaaagaagctctgatgtgaagcagcaggtcagatcccagcaggaaactgaagtgagtcgaattaaagagcttcaggagaagctggagcaggagctcGCTGAGCTGAAAAGGAAAGACGcagagctggagcagctctcacacacagaagaTCACAACTGGTTTTTGCACAACTACtcctcactgtcagcactcagtgagtctacacactcatACAGCATCAATATTCGCCCTGTGAGGTACTTTGAGAAtatgacagcagctgtgtcagagaccAGAAATAAACTACAGGACATTCTGAGAGAggaatggacaaacatctcactgagAGTCACCGAAGAGGATGTTTTACCGTCACCACCAGAGCCgaagaccagagctgaattcttaaaatattcatgTGAAATCACACTGGATCTAAACACAGCATTTCCACATCTGTTTTTATCTGAGGGGGACAGAAAAGCAAtaagaatgaaacaaaaacagtcttATTCTCATCATCCCGACAGATTCACTTTATGGGAACAGGTCCTGAGTAAAGAGAGTCTGACCGGacgttgttactgggaggtggagtggagaggcGGTGGAGTTGGTGTAGCAGTCACATACAGGAACATCAAAAGAGTGGGGAAGTCATATGAATGCTTATTTGGATTCAACAACAAATCCTGGGCATTATGTtgtgacacaaactgttacgtattttggcacaacaatgtCCAAACTAAGCTCTCAGGTCCTCGGTCCTTcagagtaggagtgtacctggatcacagtgcaggtattctgtctttctacagcgtctctgaaaccgtgactctcctccacagggtccagaccacattcactcagccgctCTCTGCTGGACTTTGGCTTTGGGAAGATGGAGCCGCAGCAGAGCTGATTAAACTCGAACACACAGAGAAGACAGGTTCCTCTTGA